Proteins found in one Promicromonospora sukumoe genomic segment:
- a CDS encoding LacI family DNA-binding transcriptional regulator gives MNRVTLQDVADHAGVSMKTVSNVVRGYQHVSPRMRERVQAAIDELGYRPNRTGRSLATGRSSMLGLAFPDLRRPYFAELAHVFARVAEARGYRLLLAETGATADGERSVLRDPEAGIMDGMVLQPQVLTARDLDGERHGLPIVFLGEDPQPDGADQVAIDNVAAASDAVGHLVRAGRRRIGFLGHETDHVSWTSTLRMEGYRAALTEAGLPVDPSLLVARRQDGDARDAEEALAAALDAGLELDGLLCRDDLAAIGALRALRRHGLDVPGDVAVVGWDAIELGASTAPSLTSVAPDTRELAERALDLLLERLEGYAGPGRHVTVGHTIRYRESAPELPR, from the coding sequence ATGAACCGGGTGACCCTGCAGGACGTCGCGGATCACGCCGGTGTCTCCATGAAGACCGTGTCCAACGTGGTGCGCGGGTACCAGCACGTCAGCCCGCGGATGCGCGAGCGCGTGCAGGCCGCGATCGACGAGCTCGGGTACCGCCCCAACCGCACCGGCCGCAGCCTCGCGACGGGCCGGTCGAGCATGCTCGGGCTGGCCTTCCCGGACCTGCGCCGGCCGTACTTCGCGGAGCTCGCGCACGTCTTCGCCCGGGTCGCCGAGGCGCGCGGCTACCGGCTGCTGCTCGCGGAGACGGGCGCGACGGCGGACGGCGAACGGTCCGTGCTGCGCGACCCCGAGGCCGGGATCATGGACGGGATGGTGCTGCAGCCGCAGGTCCTGACCGCCCGCGACCTGGACGGGGAGCGGCACGGCCTGCCCATCGTCTTCCTCGGCGAGGACCCGCAGCCCGACGGCGCGGACCAGGTCGCGATCGACAACGTCGCCGCGGCCAGCGACGCCGTCGGGCACCTGGTGCGTGCCGGACGACGCCGCATCGGGTTCCTCGGTCACGAGACCGACCACGTCTCGTGGACCTCGACGCTGCGGATGGAGGGCTACCGGGCCGCGCTCACCGAGGCCGGGCTGCCCGTCGACCCGTCCCTGCTCGTCGCGCGGCGGCAGGACGGCGACGCCCGCGACGCCGAGGAGGCCCTCGCCGCCGCGCTGGACGCCGGCCTGGAGCTCGACGGGCTGCTGTGCCGCGACGACCTCGCGGCGATCGGCGCCCTGCGCGCGCTGCGCCGGCACGGCCTGGACGTCCCGGGCGACGTCGCCGTCGTCGGCTGGGACGCCATCGAGCTCGGCGCGAGCACGGCGCCCAGCCTGACGTCGGTCGCGCCCGACACCCGCGAGCTCGCCGAGCGCGCCCTCGACCTCCTGCTGGAACGACTGGAGGGCTACGCGGGCCCGGGCCGCCACGTCACGGTGGGCCACACGATCCGCTACCGCGAGAGCGCCCCGGAGCTCCCCCGCTAG
- a CDS encoding glycoside hydrolase family 31 protein has product MSEIVDSLSVVRPLPEAAPRALPEQQVLGAGWRITVLSDGVFRIERSADGGFEDRASTFAIRRDLPPAEFAVERVGDGVVLTTARARLRYDGGEFTASGLVVEILGRDSGRWRYGEPTRDLGGTARTLDDVDGRAELEPGVVAPDGIGVVDDSTSFLFEDDGWVGSRVPGRQDLYVFAFGRDYAEAVGDLYRVSGHPMRLPRWALGNWWSRYHPYSDESYLALMDRFSGEGIPFSVAVIDMDWHRVDSVPERFGSSWTGYSWEPTLFPDPDAFLGALHERGLRTTLNLHPADGVRAFEDAYPAMARALGVDPDTEQPLPFDPTDPAFLRAYFEHLHHPLEQQGVDFWWIDWQQGRTSGMTGVDPLWVLNHFHHLDAARDGKPGMTFSRYAGPGSHRYAVGFSGDAVVSWESLAFQPEFTATAANIGYGWWSHDIGGHTRGVRDDELATRWVQFGVFSPIMRLHSANNPFIRKEPWVFPPEHRAAMDDALRFRHRMVPYLHTMNHRAAAGVPLVRPMYHLEPRRGEAYRVPNQYAFGSELVVAPITAPRDAESLRGSTRVWLPEGLWTDIFTDAVYQGGRTVEMHRTLGSVPALLRAGGILPLDAGTDLDATRNPEALEVLVAPGASGELVLGEDVEDGGVGAAGAGASADSAGPAATTALRWDRDRGEFRIEPVRGDASAVPAQRDWTVTFLAGIPAGPVTVNGVAVPVDGVDGRWSVRASGPAADEIVVRIEGGPLRVGSDRTEAARVVLESAQSGNPEKLEAWDIVSSTRPVAQKLAELAAVDLPESVRAALVEQLAAVDPSAR; this is encoded by the coding sequence ATGTCAGAGATCGTCGACAGCCTGTCCGTCGTCCGGCCGCTGCCGGAGGCGGCGCCCCGCGCGCTGCCCGAGCAGCAGGTGCTCGGCGCTGGCTGGCGCATCACCGTGCTGAGCGACGGCGTCTTCCGGATCGAGCGGTCCGCGGACGGCGGGTTCGAGGACCGCGCCTCCACGTTCGCGATCCGGCGGGACCTGCCGCCCGCGGAGTTCGCCGTCGAGCGCGTCGGCGACGGCGTGGTGCTCACCACCGCGCGCGCCCGGCTGCGGTACGACGGCGGGGAGTTCACGGCGAGCGGTCTCGTCGTCGAGATCCTCGGGCGCGACTCGGGGCGCTGGCGGTACGGCGAGCCGACGCGCGACCTCGGCGGCACCGCCCGCACGCTGGACGACGTCGACGGCCGGGCCGAGCTCGAACCCGGCGTGGTGGCGCCCGACGGCATCGGCGTCGTCGACGACTCGACGTCGTTCCTGTTCGAGGACGACGGCTGGGTGGGCTCCCGCGTGCCCGGCCGCCAGGACCTGTACGTGTTCGCGTTCGGCCGCGACTACGCCGAAGCCGTCGGCGACCTGTACCGGGTCTCCGGCCACCCGATGCGGCTGCCGCGCTGGGCGCTCGGCAACTGGTGGAGCCGCTACCACCCGTACAGCGACGAGTCGTACCTGGCGCTCATGGACCGGTTCTCCGGCGAGGGCATCCCGTTCTCCGTGGCCGTGATCGACATGGACTGGCACCGGGTCGACTCCGTGCCGGAGCGCTTCGGCAGCAGCTGGACCGGCTACTCCTGGGAGCCCACGCTGTTCCCCGACCCCGACGCCTTCCTCGGCGCGCTGCACGAGCGGGGACTGCGCACCACCCTGAACCTGCACCCGGCCGACGGCGTCCGCGCCTTCGAGGACGCCTACCCGGCGATGGCCCGCGCCCTGGGCGTGGACCCGGACACCGAGCAGCCCCTCCCGTTCGACCCGACCGACCCGGCCTTCCTGCGGGCGTACTTCGAGCACCTGCACCACCCGCTGGAGCAGCAGGGCGTCGACTTCTGGTGGATCGACTGGCAGCAGGGCCGCACCTCCGGGATGACGGGCGTCGACCCGCTGTGGGTGCTGAACCACTTCCACCACCTCGACGCCGCCCGCGACGGCAAGCCGGGCATGACGTTCTCCCGGTACGCGGGCCCCGGCAGCCACCGGTACGCCGTCGGTTTCTCCGGCGACGCCGTGGTCTCGTGGGAGTCGCTGGCGTTCCAGCCCGAGTTCACCGCGACCGCCGCCAACATCGGCTACGGCTGGTGGAGCCACGACATCGGCGGGCACACGCGTGGCGTGCGCGACGACGAGCTCGCGACCCGGTGGGTGCAGTTCGGCGTCTTCTCGCCGATCATGCGGCTGCACTCGGCCAACAACCCGTTCATCCGCAAGGAGCCGTGGGTGTTCCCGCCCGAGCACCGCGCCGCGATGGACGACGCCCTGCGGTTCCGCCACCGCATGGTGCCCTACCTGCACACGATGAACCACCGTGCCGCCGCGGGGGTACCCCTCGTCCGGCCGATGTACCACCTGGAGCCGCGGCGCGGCGAGGCCTACCGCGTGCCCAACCAGTACGCGTTCGGCAGCGAGCTCGTGGTCGCGCCGATCACCGCGCCGCGCGACGCCGAGTCGCTGCGGGGGAGCACGCGGGTGTGGCTCCCCGAGGGGCTGTGGACCGACATCTTCACCGACGCCGTCTACCAGGGCGGACGCACCGTCGAGATGCACCGGACCCTCGGCTCCGTGCCGGCGCTGCTGCGCGCGGGCGGCATCCTGCCGCTCGACGCCGGGACCGACCTGGACGCGACGCGCAACCCCGAGGCGCTGGAGGTGCTCGTGGCGCCGGGGGCGTCGGGCGAGCTGGTGCTGGGGGAGGACGTCGAGGACGGTGGGGTGGGGGCGGCCGGTGCCGGAGCCAGTGCGGACAGCGCCGGACCCGCGGCGACGACCGCGCTGCGCTGGGACCGCGACCGCGGCGAGTTCCGTATCGAGCCGGTGCGCGGCGACGCGAGCGCCGTGCCCGCCCAGCGGGACTGGACCGTCACGTTCCTGGCCGGCATCCCCGCCGGCCCGGTGACGGTGAACGGCGTCGCGGTGCCGGTGGACGGCGTCGACGGCCGGTGGAGCGTGCGCGCGTCGGGGCCCGCGGCGGACGAGATCGTCGTCCGGATCGAGGGCGGCCCGCTGCGCGTCGGCTCGGACCGTACCGAGGCGGCGCGCGTCGTCCTGGAGTCGGCGCAGTCGGGCAACCCGGAGAAGCTGGAGGCCTGGGACATCGTCAGCAGCACGCGCCCGGTCGCCCAGAAGCTCGCGGAGCTCGCCGCCGTCGACCTGCCGGAGTCGGTACGCGCGGCCCTGGTGGAGCAGCTCGCGGCGGTCGACCCGTCGGCCCGCTGA
- a CDS encoding carbohydrate ABC transporter permease: protein MHRTSWPLTVLLGLATLTVLVPLYVTLSMAFKTSGQSADGNAFSLPAPFNPASFAEAWTLTRFPVSFGISLAVAAIAVVLTLFLSSLAAYAIARNWSHRFFRWSMIYLLAALFLPFPVVALPQIQLTALTGLDNPFGVGILHAMFQLSFSVLLYTAYLRSIPIELEESARIDGASTWQIFWRIILPLLGPMNATVGIFAFLASWNDFMMPSLIMSDPTLQTLPVVQNIFQSQFGTNYNVAFASYLMAMAPSIIAYLFAQRWVISGVTQGAVKS, encoded by the coding sequence GTGCACCGCACGAGCTGGCCGCTGACCGTCCTGCTCGGCCTCGCCACGCTCACCGTCCTCGTGCCGCTGTACGTCACGCTGTCGATGGCGTTCAAGACGAGCGGCCAGTCCGCGGACGGCAACGCGTTCTCCCTGCCGGCCCCGTTCAACCCCGCGAGCTTCGCCGAGGCCTGGACGCTCACGCGGTTCCCGGTCTCGTTCGGCATCTCGCTGGCCGTGGCCGCGATCGCCGTCGTGCTGACGCTGTTCCTCAGCTCGCTGGCTGCCTACGCCATCGCGCGGAACTGGTCGCACCGGTTCTTCCGCTGGTCGATGATCTACCTGCTCGCGGCCCTGTTCCTGCCGTTCCCCGTCGTCGCGCTCCCGCAGATCCAGCTCACGGCCCTGACCGGCCTGGACAACCCGTTCGGCGTCGGCATCCTGCACGCGATGTTCCAGCTCTCGTTCAGCGTGCTGCTCTACACCGCGTACCTGCGCTCCATCCCGATCGAGCTGGAGGAGAGCGCGCGGATCGACGGCGCGAGCACGTGGCAGATCTTCTGGCGCATCATCCTGCCGCTGCTCGGGCCGATGAACGCGACGGTCGGCATCTTCGCGTTCCTGGCGTCCTGGAACGACTTCATGATGCCGTCGCTCATCATGTCCGACCCCACGTTGCAGACCCTGCCCGTGGTGCAGAACATCTTCCAGAGCCAGTTCGGCACCAACTACAACGTCGCCTTCGCGTCGTACCTGATGGCGATGGCGCCGAGCATCATCGCCTACCTGTTCGCGCAGCGCTGGGTGATCAGCGGCGTGACGCAGGGCGCCGTCAAGAGCTGA
- a CDS encoding carbohydrate ABC transporter permease — translation MSGTTMYQPGGTTTARGTTTSRRTTQRRVEPLYYVFLVPTLLVFTAFVIVPALIGIFYSLTDYVGFGDWSFLGLSNYAALFSDPRILESYGFTLGFALVTVVVAQVVALALAVALTRRIRFATTLRTVFVIPMVVSGIVVAYVFNFLFSNSLPAIATAVGFGPLEESILGNPDLAWLSIVIVSAWQTIPGALLVYTAGLTSIPSDLYEASALDGATPWRQFRSITVPLIAGFILINTILGVKGYLGVYDVIVGLTGGGPGTATSSVAMTIFGGFTGGDYAYQMANATVFLVVTALISVAQIVATRGRAVQL, via the coding sequence ATGAGTGGAACAACGATGTACCAGCCCGGTGGCACGACGACGGCGCGGGGCACGACGACGTCCCGGCGCACGACCCAGCGACGGGTCGAGCCGCTGTACTACGTGTTCCTGGTGCCGACCCTGCTCGTGTTCACGGCGTTCGTGATCGTCCCGGCGCTGATCGGCATCTTCTACAGCCTCACCGACTACGTCGGCTTCGGCGACTGGTCGTTCCTGGGACTGAGCAACTACGCGGCCCTGTTCAGCGACCCGCGCATCCTGGAGTCGTACGGCTTCACGCTCGGGTTCGCGCTGGTCACCGTCGTCGTCGCCCAGGTGGTCGCGCTCGCGCTCGCCGTCGCCCTGACCCGGCGCATCCGCTTCGCGACGACGCTGCGCACCGTGTTCGTCATCCCGATGGTCGTCTCCGGGATCGTCGTCGCGTACGTGTTCAACTTCCTGTTCTCCAACTCGCTGCCGGCCATCGCGACGGCGGTCGGGTTCGGGCCGCTCGAGGAGAGCATCCTCGGCAACCCCGACCTGGCCTGGCTGTCCATCGTGATCGTGTCCGCGTGGCAGACCATCCCGGGCGCGCTGCTGGTCTACACCGCCGGGCTCACGTCGATCCCGAGCGACCTGTACGAGGCCAGCGCACTGGACGGCGCGACGCCCTGGCGGCAGTTCCGGTCCATCACCGTGCCCCTCATCGCGGGCTTCATCCTGATCAACACGATCCTCGGCGTGAAGGGGTACCTCGGCGTGTACGACGTCATCGTCGGCCTGACCGGGGGCGGCCCCGGCACCGCCACGAGCAGCGTCGCCATGACGATCTTCGGCGGCTTCACGGGCGGCGACTACGCCTACCAGATGGCCAACGCCACCGTGTTCCTGGTCGTCACCGCGCTCATCTCCGTCGCCCAGATCGTCGCCACCCGAGGAAGGGCGGTCCAGCTGTGA
- a CDS encoding ABC transporter substrate-binding protein: MSRRSFLAGSAAMVALGVAGCAPSSSSGGGAGGGGVTLRFYEQKQEVIAYFDELLRRFEKERPGITVIHDSTVAIAPQFVRNEPADVGCFNDNLELARYIKRGVLGDLSDLPSAPTVRTDIGELTDQYATYPGRTSVLPYSLAAAGVIYNKKIFADHDLPVPETWSQFVDVCDELVVAGITPVYATDRDTWTLWQGLFDYSVGSLVAPGEFFRRLKELGTDVGPDSEVSFEKDFAVPMERAKTISSYFNKDHAVRAYADGNLAFGKGEAAMYLQGPWALSQIALVDPDLEIGTFALPVSENPDDRQARVNIDLGLWIPTASRFQDEARELVEFLMRPDIINAYNSDNLAYSTLTDAPPQQDERLAGLQDYVDRAAFYQGAGTFVPASIPLGNYLQSAIRSGNFEGMLRQLDADWRRLAGREATV, encoded by the coding sequence GTGAGCCGACGTTCCTTTCTGGCCGGCTCCGCCGCAATGGTCGCGCTCGGCGTGGCTGGCTGCGCGCCCTCCTCGTCGTCCGGCGGCGGTGCCGGCGGTGGCGGCGTCACCCTGCGCTTCTACGAGCAGAAGCAGGAGGTCATCGCGTACTTCGACGAGCTGCTGCGGCGGTTCGAGAAGGAGCGCCCCGGCATCACGGTGATCCACGACAGCACCGTCGCCATCGCGCCGCAGTTCGTGCGCAACGAGCCTGCCGACGTCGGCTGCTTCAACGACAACCTGGAGCTGGCCCGCTACATCAAGCGCGGCGTGCTCGGCGACCTGTCCGACCTCCCGTCGGCGCCGACGGTCCGGACCGACATCGGCGAGCTCACCGACCAGTACGCCACCTACCCGGGCCGCACCAGCGTGCTGCCGTACTCGCTCGCCGCGGCCGGCGTCATCTACAACAAGAAGATCTTCGCGGACCACGACCTGCCCGTGCCGGAGACCTGGTCGCAGTTCGTCGACGTCTGCGACGAGCTGGTCGTCGCCGGGATCACGCCGGTCTACGCGACCGACCGCGACACCTGGACGCTCTGGCAGGGGCTGTTCGACTACTCGGTCGGCAGCCTGGTGGCCCCCGGCGAGTTCTTCCGCCGCCTCAAGGAGCTCGGGACCGACGTCGGGCCGGACTCCGAGGTCTCGTTCGAGAAGGACTTCGCGGTGCCGATGGAGCGCGCCAAGACCATCTCGTCGTACTTCAACAAGGACCACGCGGTGCGGGCCTACGCCGACGGCAACCTCGCGTTCGGCAAGGGCGAGGCCGCCATGTACCTCCAGGGTCCCTGGGCGCTGAGCCAGATCGCGCTGGTCGACCCCGACCTGGAGATCGGCACCTTCGCGCTGCCCGTCTCCGAGAACCCCGACGACCGGCAGGCGCGGGTCAACATCGACCTCGGCCTGTGGATCCCGACGGCGTCCCGGTTCCAGGACGAGGCGCGCGAGCTGGTCGAGTTCCTCATGCGGCCTGACATCATCAACGCGTACAACAGCGACAACCTCGCCTACTCGACGCTGACGGATGCCCCGCCGCAGCAGGACGAGCGGCTCGCCGGGCTGCAGGACTACGTGGACCGGGCGGCGTTCTACCAGGGGGCCGGGACATTCGTGCCGGCGTCGATCCCGCTCGGGAACTACCTGCAGTCCGCGATCCGCAGCGGCAACTTCGAGGGCATGCTGCGCCAGCTCGACGCCGACTGGCGTCGGCTCGCGGGACGGGAGGCCACGGTATGA
- a CDS encoding TMEM175 family protein yields the protein MDTAPPPARSSERLISFLDAAVAIALTLLILPLMESVSEAVDEQQTLGDYAGEHSWQLLAFSLSFLIIAMFWRMHHGIQSPDTPLTQQHLTLQLAWLFTITLMPVVTALTGGLDTDRALVASYVGNLAVSAWLLFVIAVVERRDRRAAGLAVDATLPATPLAVALLFTLTLLLALIVPSYTWLFLMALSGLVRGLLVRFGVVGRDHSAGREHPSGIEKRAVPPAP from the coding sequence ATGGACACCGCACCACCGCCCGCGCGCAGCAGCGAGCGCCTCATCTCGTTCCTCGACGCCGCGGTCGCCATCGCGCTGACGCTGCTCATCCTGCCGCTGATGGAGAGCGTGTCCGAGGCGGTCGACGAGCAGCAGACCCTCGGCGACTACGCCGGGGAGCACAGCTGGCAGCTCCTGGCCTTCTCGCTGAGCTTCCTGATCATCGCGATGTTCTGGCGCATGCACCACGGCATCCAGTCGCCGGACACGCCTCTGACCCAGCAGCACCTGACGCTGCAGCTCGCGTGGCTGTTCACCATCACGCTGATGCCCGTGGTCACGGCGCTGACGGGCGGCCTGGACACGGACCGCGCGCTGGTGGCGTCGTACGTCGGCAACCTCGCGGTGAGCGCCTGGCTGCTGTTCGTGATCGCCGTCGTCGAGCGCCGGGACCGGCGGGCGGCCGGGCTCGCGGTGGACGCGACGCTCCCGGCGACGCCGCTGGCCGTGGCGCTGCTGTTCACGCTGACCCTGTTGCTGGCGCTGATCGTCCCGTCGTACACGTGGCTGTTCCTCATGGCGCTGTCGGGCCTGGTCCGGGGCCTGCTGGTGCGCTTCGGCGTCGTCGGGCGGGACCACTCGGCCGGGCGGGAGCACCCGTCAGGAATCGAGAAGCGTGCCGTGCCGCCCGCTCCCTAA
- a CDS encoding VOC family protein, translated as MAHIDSVTLEVADPSTARSFYDAAFGLGEDRLRLAAGESPTSGFRGFHISLVASQPGDVHALFDGAVGAGATVLKPLAKSLWGHGGVVQAPDGTIWKVATSAKKDTTPAARRFDEIVLLIGADDVSASKKFYTGHGLKVGKSFGSYVDFSMGSSPIGFGLYKRAALAKDAGVPAEGAGSHRLTVGGDVGQFTDPDGFAWAG; from the coding sequence ATGGCACACATCGACTCCGTCACCCTTGAGGTGGCCGACCCCAGCACCGCACGTTCCTTCTACGACGCCGCCTTCGGCCTGGGCGAGGACCGGCTCCGGCTGGCCGCCGGCGAGTCGCCCACCTCCGGGTTCCGCGGCTTCCACATCTCCCTCGTCGCCTCCCAGCCGGGCGACGTCCACGCCCTGTTCGACGGCGCGGTCGGCGCCGGCGCCACGGTGCTCAAGCCGCTGGCCAAGTCCCTGTGGGGGCACGGCGGCGTGGTCCAGGCGCCGGACGGCACCATCTGGAAGGTCGCGACGTCCGCCAAGAAGGACACGACCCCGGCCGCGCGCCGGTTCGACGAGATCGTGCTCCTGATCGGCGCCGACGACGTCTCGGCGAGCAAGAAGTTCTACACCGGGCACGGCCTGAAGGTCGGCAAGAGCTTCGGCTCGTACGTCGACTTCAGCATGGGCTCCAGCCCCATCGGCTTCGGCCTCTACAAGCGCGCCGCCCTGGCCAAGGACGCCGGGGTGCCGGCCGAGGGCGCGGGCTCGCACCGGCTCACCGTGGGCGGCGACGTCGGCCAGTTCACGGACCCGGACGGGTTCGCCTGGGCGGGGTGA
- a CDS encoding uracil-DNA glycosylase family protein, whose product MSSTLDLIRAEIVADPANAWACEAGYEPLYAAASGARIVLVGQAPGRKAQESGKPWNDASGVRLRSWLGVTDEQFYDPDLFAILPMDFYYPGKGVSGDLPPRPGVAERWHPRILAELPHRRLTVLVGGYAQKYYLGGRARKTLTETVRAYQDYLPDMVPLVHPSPLNFRWQAKNPWFEEDVVPALRTAVAAALGPA is encoded by the coding sequence GTGTCCAGCACCCTCGACCTGATCCGCGCGGAGATCGTCGCCGACCCGGCCAACGCCTGGGCCTGCGAGGCGGGCTACGAGCCGCTGTACGCGGCGGCGTCGGGCGCCCGGATCGTGCTGGTGGGGCAGGCGCCCGGCCGCAAGGCACAGGAGAGCGGCAAGCCCTGGAACGACGCCAGCGGCGTGCGGCTGCGGTCCTGGCTCGGCGTGACCGACGAGCAGTTCTACGACCCCGACCTGTTCGCCATCCTGCCCATGGACTTCTACTACCCGGGCAAGGGCGTCTCGGGCGACCTGCCGCCCCGGCCGGGCGTCGCCGAGCGGTGGCACCCGCGCATCCTCGCGGAGCTGCCGCACCGCCGCCTGACCGTCCTGGTCGGCGGGTACGCCCAGAAGTACTACCTGGGCGGCCGGGCCAGGAAGACCCTGACCGAGACCGTGCGCGCCTACCAGGACTACCTGCCCGACATGGTGCCGCTCGTGCACCCGTCGCCACTCAACTTCCGCTGGCAGGCGAAGAACCCCTGGTTCGAGGAGGACGTCGTCCCGGCGCTCCGGACGGCGGTCGCAGCGGCGCTCGGTCCCGCCTAG
- a CDS encoding CPBP family intramembrane glutamic endopeptidase encodes MRLVWQLIAVVAVSFLGGQGLMAVQDNPWLTLAVGLATAVVGVVVYAWVVRLTERRTVIEVALKGATPALTWGTLLGIGLFGLVIVNLAFLGSYTVHGLGSPLGALGLVGFMAAAAVTEELMWRGVLFRIVEGWTGTWVALSVTGLLFGLAHLLNPHATLWGAVAIAIEAGGMLTAAYVATRKLWVPIGLHLGWNIAGSTIFSTAVSGNDTPQGLLDATTQGHVLVTGGSFGPEGSLYSVVFCAITAAIFLVVAHRRGRIVPLGRAARAAHTAAAASSDKAARLPA; translated from the coding sequence GTGCGTCTGGTGTGGCAGCTCATCGCCGTAGTGGCGGTCTCGTTCCTCGGCGGTCAGGGCCTCATGGCGGTCCAGGACAACCCCTGGCTGACGCTGGCGGTCGGGCTGGCCACGGCGGTGGTCGGCGTCGTCGTCTACGCGTGGGTGGTGCGGCTGACCGAGCGCCGCACGGTCATCGAGGTGGCCCTCAAGGGCGCGACGCCCGCCCTGACCTGGGGCACGCTGCTCGGCATCGGGCTGTTCGGCCTGGTCATCGTGAACCTCGCCTTCCTCGGCAGCTACACGGTGCACGGCCTGGGCTCGCCGCTGGGCGCCCTCGGGCTCGTCGGCTTCATGGCGGCCGCGGCCGTGACCGAGGAGCTGATGTGGCGCGGCGTCCTGTTCCGGATCGTCGAGGGCTGGACCGGCACCTGGGTCGCGCTGAGCGTCACGGGCCTGCTGTTCGGCCTGGCGCACCTGCTCAACCCGCACGCCACGCTGTGGGGCGCCGTCGCCATCGCCATCGAGGCCGGCGGCATGCTGACGGCCGCGTACGTCGCCACCCGCAAGCTCTGGGTGCCCATCGGCCTGCACCTGGGCTGGAACATCGCCGGGAGCACGATCTTCAGCACCGCCGTCTCCGGCAACGACACCCCGCAGGGCCTGCTCGACGCCACGACGCAGGGCCACGTGCTGGTCACCGGCGGCAGCTTCGGCCCCGAGGGCAGCCTCTACTCCGTGGTGTTCTGCGCGATCACCGCCGCAATCTTCCTCGTGGTCGCCCACCGGCGCGGCCGCATCGTGCCGCTGGGGCGTGCGGCGCGGGCCGCACACACCGCCGCTGCCGCCTCGTCCGACAAGGCCGCTAGGCTCCCCGCGTGA
- a CDS encoding sensor histidine kinase: MIEPQQALDRWRRLDVTVRDLPLALGLAGLAFLPALRDYGTQVGELPARPLDGWAVLVIALECLPLAVRRRWPAVCMILVAAGFAAAQVTGHHSFAGNALGVALVSTGAHLDRRRRVVGAVLTVAYVALAVTLDRLTGAERVDELVTFYLAMALAWGIGTWLRSTRAAEAERRLRVAQDTLVAERTRIARELHDVVTHHVTAMVVQTEAAKYLTAAPERLEQTLDAVTDTGRHAISDLRHLLDLLDPGHDGAARTPSAGEVRALVEQTRRAGQPVDLTEEGEPAGSADSAGLTAYRVVQEALTNALKHAHGAATTVAVRHTEREIMVEVGTAGAGSRGAAAAAGVTVRPGASAESGPGPGSGGASAGAAGTAAGGAEPGSGSAASRTRFGGSGRPVVPGSGRGLAGLRERVETLGGEFGTQRLDDGGFVVRACVPRAYSTVADRT, translated from the coding sequence GTGATCGAGCCCCAGCAGGCCCTGGACCGCTGGCGCCGTCTCGACGTCACGGTCCGGGACCTCCCGCTCGCCCTCGGGCTCGCGGGCCTGGCGTTCCTGCCCGCGCTGCGCGACTACGGCACGCAGGTGGGCGAGCTGCCCGCCCGTCCCCTGGACGGGTGGGCGGTGCTGGTGATCGCGCTCGAGTGCCTCCCCCTCGCCGTCCGACGGCGGTGGCCCGCCGTGTGCATGATCCTCGTCGCGGCCGGCTTCGCCGCGGCCCAGGTGACCGGCCACCACTCGTTCGCCGGGAACGCGCTCGGCGTCGCGCTCGTCAGCACGGGCGCCCACCTGGACCGCCGACGGCGCGTCGTCGGCGCGGTGCTGACCGTGGCCTACGTGGCGCTCGCGGTCACGCTCGACCGGCTGACCGGCGCCGAGCGTGTGGACGAGCTCGTGACGTTCTACCTGGCCATGGCCCTCGCGTGGGGCATCGGCACCTGGCTGCGCTCCACGCGGGCGGCGGAGGCCGAGCGCCGGCTCCGCGTCGCGCAGGACACCCTGGTCGCGGAGCGCACGCGCATCGCCCGCGAGCTGCACGACGTGGTGACCCACCACGTCACGGCCATGGTCGTGCAGACCGAGGCGGCGAAGTACCTGACGGCGGCGCCCGAACGTCTGGAGCAGACCCTGGACGCCGTCACCGACACGGGCCGGCACGCCATCTCCGACCTGCGGCACCTGCTCGACCTGCTCGATCCCGGGCACGACGGCGCCGCGCGGACGCCGTCGGCCGGCGAGGTGCGCGCCCTCGTGGAGCAGACGCGCCGGGCCGGGCAGCCCGTGGACCTGACCGAGGAGGGCGAGCCCGCCGGGTCGGCGGACAGCGCCGGGCTCACCGCGTACCGCGTGGTGCAGGAGGCTCTGACGAACGCGCTCAAGCACGCGCACGGCGCCGCGACGACGGTCGCGGTGCGGCACACGGAGAGGGAGATCATGGTGGAGGTCGGGACGGCGGGGGCTGGTTCGAGAGGTGCGGCGGCTGCGGCGGGGGTCACGGTAAGGCCGGGAGCCTCTGCCGAGTCAGGGCCTGGGCCTGGGTCGGGGGGCGCGTCAGCGGGTGCTGCGGGTACGGCTGCGGGCGGGGCGGAGCCGGGATCCGGCTCAGCCGCGTCGCGGACGAGGTTCGGCGGGAGCGGCCGGCCTGTCGTCCCCGGAAGCGGCCGGGGACTGGCCGGGCTCCGCGAGCGCGTGGAGACCCTGGGCGGCGAGTTCGGCACGCAGCGGCTCGACGACGGCGGCTTCGTCGTCCGGGCGTGTGTCCCCCGCGCGTACTCGACCGTGGCGGACCGGACGTGA